In Lactococcus paracarnosus, a genomic segment contains:
- a CDS encoding TMEM175 family protein: MNKSRVEALTDGIFAVVMTLTVLEFKVPEDGNLFSHHMLLLLLIYVTTFVALASIWNAHHQIMSFLKQTKVDELILWANHLVLLVVCLFPFVTVAHAEHPESTSASISYVVIYLLTWLVLICFSELIYRVCNKSETLRLRNKQRLRIFFIFLLPGALISLFWLYALPIVTLLMAISWGRHIEFD; the protein is encoded by the coding sequence ATGAATAAAAGCAGAGTAGAAGCACTCACCGATGGGATATTTGCTGTTGTCATGACGCTGACTGTCTTAGAGTTTAAAGTGCCAGAAGATGGCAACTTATTTTCACATCATATGTTGTTATTATTGTTGATCTATGTCACAACGTTTGTAGCCTTAGCCTCGATTTGGAATGCGCATCATCAAATTATGAGTTTTCTCAAGCAAACTAAAGTGGATGAGTTAATCCTGTGGGCCAATCACTTGGTTTTACTAGTTGTCTGTCTGTTTCCTTTTGTTACGGTAGCTCACGCTGAGCATCCTGAATCGACAAGTGCCAGCATCTCCTATGTGGTAATTTATCTACTCACTTGGTTAGTGCTGATTTGTTTTAGCGAGTTAATCTATAGAGTATGTAACAAAAGTGAGACACTTCGCTTACGTAATAAGCAAAGACTGCGTATCTTCTTTATCTTTCTGCTACCAGGGGCTTTAATTTCCCTATTTTGGCTTTATGCTTTACCGATCGTTACACTACTGATGGCTATATCGTGGGGAAGGCATATTGAGTTCGACTAA
- a CDS encoding proline--tRNA ligase, producing the protein MKQSKMLIPTLREMPSDAQVISHALLVRAGYVRQVSAGIYAYLPLANRVLEKFKTIMRQEFDGIGAVELLAPALLTADLWKESGRYETYGADLYKLKNRDSSDFILGPTHEETMTALVRNEITSYKKLPLNIYQIQPKYRDEKRPRYGLLRGREFIMKDGYSFHANYDSLDETYNDYKAAYGAIFTRAGLDFKGIIGDGGAMGGKDSQEFMAITPDRTDLDKWLILDKSIADISEIPDGVIKDIKAELTKWLVAGEDTIAYSDGSDYAANLEMASTEFVKPTVYTEHIELAKVATPDAKTIEEVSAFLDLPAEQTLKTLVYQADDELIVVLLRGDDELNEVKLTNHLGADFLEPASEEATIQLFGATFGSLGPVGLPESVKVIADRVVETVVNATVGANEDGFHYQNANLDRDFKVSEFVDLRTAKEGEPAPDGQGQLKFARGIEIGHIFKLGTRYSESMGANVLDENGKAKPIIMGSYGIGVSRMLSAILEQFARINVEKTFKGDYKFAWSINFPKELAPFDVHVIPVNVKDETAVALSAEIVETLTKQGMQVLEDDRAERVGVKFADSDLIGLPVRVTVGKKAADRIVEVKIRATGDMLEVNVDDLSDTLAILNH; encoded by the coding sequence ATGAAACAATCTAAAATGCTCATTCCTACCTTACGCGAGATGCCTTCTGATGCACAAGTCATCAGCCATGCACTCTTAGTTCGTGCAGGCTATGTCCGTCAAGTATCAGCTGGGATTTATGCCTACTTACCACTTGCTAACCGTGTACTCGAAAAATTCAAGACCATCATGCGCCAAGAATTTGATGGGATTGGTGCAGTTGAATTATTAGCTCCGGCACTTTTGACAGCTGATTTATGGAAAGAAAGTGGCCGTTATGAAACCTACGGTGCTGATCTTTACAAACTAAAAAATCGCGATTCATCAGATTTTATCCTTGGCCCAACGCACGAGGAAACGATGACAGCGCTTGTCAGAAATGAAATTACGTCTTACAAAAAATTACCATTAAATATCTACCAAATCCAACCCAAGTACCGTGATGAAAAACGTCCACGCTACGGTTTACTTCGTGGTCGTGAGTTCATCATGAAAGATGGCTATAGCTTCCATGCTAACTATGATTCACTGGATGAGACTTATAACGATTACAAAGCTGCTTACGGTGCTATTTTCACGCGCGCTGGTCTCGATTTCAAGGGAATCATCGGTGATGGTGGCGCAATGGGTGGTAAAGATTCCCAAGAATTTATGGCAATCACACCAGACCGTACAGATTTAGACAAATGGTTGATTTTAGATAAGTCAATTGCTGATATCTCTGAAATCCCAGATGGTGTTATCAAAGATATTAAGGCAGAACTGACCAAATGGTTGGTTGCAGGTGAGGATACAATCGCCTACTCCGACGGGTCAGACTATGCTGCAAACTTAGAAATGGCATCAACCGAATTTGTTAAACCAACAGTTTATACAGAACACATCGAGTTAGCTAAGGTTGCGACACCTGATGCTAAGACAATCGAGGAAGTGTCTGCTTTCCTTGACCTACCAGCTGAACAGACTTTGAAAACACTAGTTTATCAAGCTGATGATGAACTCATCGTTGTGTTACTTCGTGGGGATGATGAGCTAAATGAAGTCAAGTTGACCAATCATTTAGGCGCAGACTTCCTAGAACCTGCTTCAGAAGAAGCAACAATTCAGCTTTTTGGTGCAACATTTGGGTCATTAGGCCCAGTTGGTTTACCAGAATCAGTAAAAGTAATCGCAGATCGCGTCGTTGAAACAGTCGTGAATGCGACTGTAGGTGCTAATGAAGATGGTTTCCACTATCAAAATGCAAATCTTGACCGTGATTTCAAGGTGAGCGAGTTTGTTGATCTGCGTACAGCCAAAGAAGGTGAACCTGCACCGGATGGGCAAGGTCAGTTGAAATTTGCGCGTGGTATCGAAATTGGCCATATCTTTAAGTTAGGCACACGCTACTCTGAGAGTATGGGTGCTAACGTGCTTGATGAAAATGGTAAGGCTAAGCCAATCATCATGGGCTCATACGGTATTGGCGTCAGCCGCATGCTATCAGCAATCTTAGAACAGTTTGCACGGATTAATGTTGAGAAAACATTTAAGGGCGATTACAAATTTGCTTGGTCGATAAATTTTCCTAAAGAACTAGCTCCATTTGATGTGCATGTGATTCCTGTTAATGTCAAAGATGAGACTGCAGTTGCCTTGTCAGCTGAAATCGTTGAGACATTGACTAAGCAAGGCATGCAAGTTTTAGAAGATGACCGTGCAGAACGCGTAGGCGTTAAATTTGCTGATAGTGACTTGATTGGGCTACCAGTCCGTGTGACAGTCGGTAAAAAAGCGGCTGATCGTATCGTCGAAGTTAAGATCCGTGCTACAGGGGATATGCTTGAGGTTAATGTAGATGACCTTTCTGATACCTTAGCGATTTTGAACCACTAA